A single genomic interval of Microbulbifer variabilis harbors:
- a CDS encoding shikimate kinase has translation MKKRKSIVLIGMPGAGKSTLGVLLAKELALDFVDTDVLIQAREGKTLQEIMAESDYLNLRAIEGEVIAAAQLPKHVVSTGGSAVYSAEGMANLRAQGTVVFLECSADELRRRIHNYESRGIAKAPEQSFDSLFEERQILYRKYADITLRCDGLNLQQALDRLMQKLRALA, from the coding sequence ATGAAAAAAAGAAAAAGTATTGTTCTGATTGGCATGCCCGGTGCAGGTAAAAGTACTTTGGGTGTGTTGTTGGCCAAAGAGCTGGCCCTGGATTTTGTTGATACAGATGTTTTGATTCAGGCGCGGGAGGGGAAAACACTGCAGGAAATTATGGCGGAGAGTGACTACCTCAATTTGCGGGCTATAGAGGGGGAGGTCATTGCCGCAGCGCAGCTGCCCAAGCATGTGGTTTCCACTGGGGGCAGCGCGGTCTACAGTGCTGAGGGAATGGCTAATCTGCGTGCGCAGGGCACAGTCGTGTTTTTGGAATGTTCCGCAGATGAACTTCGCCGGAGAATCCACAATTATGAAAGTCGTGGGATAGCCAAAGCACCGGAGCAAAGTTTTGACAGTTTATTTGAGGAGCGCCAGATCCTCTACCGCAAATATGCGGATATTACTTTGCGCTGTGATGGTTTGAATCTGCAACAGGCATTGGATCGATTAATGCAAAAGCTGCGGGCGTTGGCTTGA
- a CDS encoding TraB/GumN family protein: MFQRYFTRSIALVLILFVGTASAAETDQGIFWKATKEDKTVYLLGSIHLATEDYYPMRSQIERAYAQSDAVAVEADILAAESDMLIQQKIMMESVYQGERSLRDDLPADLYKKLQAWMYKRNMPEAMFIRQRPAIAMISMSMIEMQAQGLNPELGIDRHFLSKAKKDGKPVLELEGVLQQFQLLNGLDNPALLLQQTLEQLEDISTFLPKLTSAWKAGDDKALNRLIILDGLEENPEYQPLYEKLFFQRNEKMANKIILKAPKYRKLFVVVGAGHLVGQGSIAELMKQKGYKLERI, from the coding sequence ATGTTCCAACGCTACTTCACTCGGTCAATCGCTCTTGTTCTTATATTATTTGTTGGCACAGCCTCTGCAGCCGAAACAGATCAAGGTATTTTCTGGAAAGCCACCAAGGAGGACAAAACTGTCTACCTGCTGGGATCTATCCACCTGGCCACAGAAGACTATTACCCAATGCGCTCCCAGATAGAGCGTGCCTATGCCCAAAGTGATGCCGTTGCTGTTGAAGCTGATATCCTCGCCGCCGAAAGCGATATGTTGATACAGCAGAAAATTATGATGGAGTCTGTTTATCAGGGAGAACGCAGCCTGCGTGATGATCTCCCCGCAGATTTGTACAAGAAATTACAAGCCTGGATGTACAAACGCAACATGCCGGAGGCTATGTTTATTCGCCAGCGCCCAGCCATCGCCATGATTTCCATGAGCATGATCGAAATGCAGGCCCAGGGTCTCAACCCGGAGCTGGGTATCGATCGCCACTTCCTAAGTAAGGCTAAAAAGGACGGCAAACCGGTATTGGAACTGGAGGGGGTTCTACAGCAATTCCAGCTATTAAATGGCCTGGATAATCCCGCCCTTTTACTCCAGCAAACACTTGAGCAGCTGGAAGATATCTCCACCTTTTTGCCAAAGCTCACTAGTGCATGGAAAGCCGGAGACGACAAAGCTCTCAATCGCCTGATTATTCTCGATGGCCTTGAAGAAAATCCCGAGTATCAGCCGCTTTATGAAAAATTGTTTTTTCAGCGCAACGAGAAAATGGCGAACAAAATAATCTTAAAAGCGCCGAAGTATCGCAAACTCTTTGTGGTTGTCGGCGCCGGTCATTTAGTCGGCCAAGGCAGCATTGCTGAGCTGATGAAGCAAAAAGGCTATAAGCTGGAGCGTATCTAA
- a CDS encoding indolepyruvate ferredoxin oxidoreductase family protein, with translation MTEKVASPQRAVDSQVKKQISLDDRFTTLKGRVLLSGIQALVRLPIDQMRMDQARGLNTATFISGYRGSPLGGYDLQLSRAKKLLDQHNIRFQPGVNEELAATAVWGSQQVGLFDGAQVDGVCGIWYGKTPGVDRSCDAFRHANAAGSSPKGGALIVAGDDHGCKSSSYPGQSEFAFVDMHLPVLNPATVQEVLDYGHYGLELSRFSGCWVAMITLAENMDSSATVEVDPQRVQFNYPEIERPTGGLNIRKQDNPLEQEERLWRYKRPAALAFARANKLNKVVLENSNATLGIVTTGKAHLDLMQAFEDMGINEEKARQLGIRILKVGMTYPLDVPGIQEFARGLDTLLVLEEKRSLMEVQLKEELYNVHLKDPNFPRILGKVDEHDQPLMPAYGELSPAIISQVLGLILDQDKLGERGRHRLMRLNALAQRIAQQAGSNVSRLPMFCAGCPHNRSTKVPEGSRALAGIGCHYMAQWLDRETFTFTQMGAEGVNWVGQAPFTDEKHVFVNLGDGTYFHSGVLAIRASVAAKVNITYKILFNDAVAMTGGQPHDGELAPDMICRQVLAEGVQKVVLVMDNPDKYQGALSFPSEVEIRHRDYMPAVMEELREVEGCTVIIYDQTCATELRRKRKRGLLPQAEGRPFINELVCEGCGDCVQQSSCIAVEKVSTALGDKRRVNQTGCNQDLSCINGFCPSFVTVKGGRLAKGAGVGDILRTEAEKLPAPQLPGLDEPFNFLVTGVGGTGVVTIGALLAMAAHIEGKACSTLDQTGLAQKGGAVYSHIRFAAHPEALQAVRISDGRADALMACDLIAAGNLAACLAKLDETHSRAVVNTHLSPTAATVLGREDAHSPQAVLDTLSNAVNALDSVEAHRLTKSALGDTLAANIFMLGFAWQKGLLPLSQASLLQAIELNGVAVEGNLQGFAAGRLAAADRKALNRLLAHDRAPVQLPKGLDEIVAHRVEHLTGYQNVELAKRYQVLVDKVKAAETLKVPGRQMVAEVVAQNYAKLLAYKDEYEVARLYTDGRFTQSLRENFSGDFDLEFNLAPPLLARFDKVLGRPRKMKFGGWMHKAFGALAKLKFLRGTALDIFGYTAERRMERSLIAEYEQLVEKVVGQLNEQNHQAAIELLSYPEVIKGYGHIKEANVLEAQRQREQALGRFENPVGKTGQAREVEIFDPTKAQQVG, from the coding sequence ATGACTGAAAAAGTAGCCAGTCCCCAGCGCGCGGTGGACTCCCAGGTGAAAAAACAAATCTCACTGGATGATCGCTTTACCACCCTCAAAGGCCGTGTGCTTCTTTCGGGGATCCAGGCGCTGGTGCGTCTGCCCATTGACCAGATGCGGATGGACCAAGCTCGCGGTTTAAATACCGCAACTTTTATCTCCGGTTACCGCGGCTCTCCCCTCGGTGGTTATGACTTGCAGCTCTCGAGGGCCAAAAAGTTACTGGATCAGCACAATATTCGATTCCAGCCGGGCGTGAATGAGGAGCTGGCCGCGACGGCCGTGTGGGGCTCCCAGCAGGTTGGCCTATTCGATGGCGCTCAAGTCGATGGCGTTTGTGGTATCTGGTATGGCAAGACTCCGGGCGTGGATCGCTCATGTGATGCCTTCCGTCACGCCAATGCTGCGGGTTCCTCGCCAAAGGGTGGTGCTCTTATTGTCGCTGGGGATGACCACGGCTGTAAGTCCTCTTCCTACCCGGGGCAGTCGGAATTTGCTTTCGTGGATATGCATCTTCCAGTCTTGAATCCTGCAACTGTGCAGGAGGTCTTGGATTACGGCCACTATGGCCTTGAGTTGTCCCGTTTTAGTGGCTGCTGGGTGGCAATGATCACTCTGGCAGAGAATATGGATAGTTCCGCTACCGTGGAAGTCGATCCCCAGCGGGTACAGTTCAATTATCCTGAGATCGAGCGCCCCACAGGTGGCCTGAATATCCGCAAGCAGGATAACCCCCTCGAACAGGAAGAGCGTCTGTGGCGCTATAAGCGCCCGGCGGCTCTGGCATTTGCTCGGGCGAACAAGCTGAACAAGGTTGTGCTGGAAAACTCCAATGCCACTCTTGGTATCGTCACTACCGGTAAGGCTCACCTGGACTTGATGCAGGCCTTCGAGGACATGGGGATTAATGAGGAAAAAGCCCGGCAATTGGGCATTCGTATCCTCAAAGTGGGGATGACCTACCCCCTCGATGTACCTGGAATTCAGGAGTTTGCCCGCGGCTTAGATACTTTGCTGGTGCTGGAGGAAAAGCGTAGTCTGATGGAGGTGCAGCTGAAAGAGGAGCTGTACAATGTTCACCTCAAAGACCCTAATTTCCCGCGTATTCTCGGGAAAGTAGATGAACACGATCAACCGCTGATGCCTGCCTATGGTGAGCTATCCCCGGCCATTATTTCCCAGGTGCTTGGTCTGATTTTGGATCAGGATAAGCTGGGTGAGCGCGGGCGACATCGCTTGATGCGCCTTAATGCCCTGGCCCAGCGCATCGCGCAACAAGCGGGTTCCAATGTTTCTCGCCTACCCATGTTTTGTGCCGGCTGCCCGCATAACCGTTCCACCAAAGTGCCTGAGGGCAGTCGCGCCCTTGCCGGAATCGGCTGCCACTATATGGCTCAGTGGCTGGACCGCGAGACGTTCACCTTTACCCAAATGGGCGCCGAAGGGGTCAACTGGGTGGGACAGGCGCCTTTCACCGATGAAAAGCATGTATTTGTGAACCTGGGGGATGGTACTTATTTCCACTCGGGGGTCCTCGCAATTCGCGCTTCTGTCGCCGCTAAGGTAAATATCACCTACAAAATCCTGTTCAACGATGCTGTCGCCATGACAGGTGGCCAGCCTCATGATGGAGAGTTGGCGCCGGATATGATTTGCCGCCAAGTGCTGGCCGAGGGTGTGCAGAAGGTTGTTCTGGTGATGGACAACCCAGACAAATATCAGGGTGCCCTGAGCTTCCCTTCCGAGGTAGAGATTCGCCATCGGGATTATATGCCGGCGGTAATGGAGGAGTTGCGTGAGGTGGAAGGGTGTACGGTCATTATTTACGACCAGACCTGTGCCACTGAATTGCGCCGTAAGCGCAAGCGCGGCTTACTACCCCAGGCTGAGGGGCGCCCCTTTATTAATGAGTTGGTGTGTGAAGGCTGTGGCGACTGTGTGCAGCAATCCAGCTGTATTGCCGTGGAAAAGGTTTCTACAGCTTTGGGGGACAAGCGCCGTGTTAACCAGACCGGTTGTAATCAGGATCTGTCCTGTATCAATGGCTTCTGTCCCTCGTTTGTGACGGTAAAAGGTGGGCGCTTGGCTAAAGGTGCGGGCGTTGGCGATATCTTGCGCACAGAAGCAGAAAAGCTGCCTGCACCACAACTGCCGGGTCTGGATGAACCCTTTAACTTCCTGGTGACAGGAGTGGGGGGTACCGGGGTGGTGACTATTGGTGCTCTGTTAGCGATGGCGGCCCACATAGAAGGCAAAGCCTGCAGTACCCTGGATCAGACCGGCCTCGCGCAAAAAGGCGGCGCGGTGTATTCCCATATTCGTTTTGCAGCCCACCCAGAAGCATTGCAAGCCGTGCGAATCTCCGATGGTCGCGCCGATGCACTGATGGCTTGTGATTTGATCGCTGCGGGAAATCTCGCCGCCTGTTTGGCCAAGCTGGATGAAACCCACAGTCGTGCGGTGGTGAATACCCACCTGAGCCCCACCGCTGCCACCGTTTTGGGGCGTGAGGATGCTCACTCTCCACAAGCGGTTCTCGATACCCTAAGTAACGCGGTTAACGCGCTGGATTCTGTTGAGGCTCACCGTCTGACCAAATCTGCACTTGGAGATACTCTGGCGGCCAATATATTTATGTTGGGCTTTGCTTGGCAAAAAGGCCTATTGCCACTTTCCCAAGCGTCGCTGTTACAGGCAATTGAGCTGAATGGTGTGGCAGTGGAGGGCAATCTGCAGGGTTTTGCTGCCGGGCGCCTTGCTGCCGCAGACCGCAAAGCTCTAAACCGGTTGCTTGCTCACGATCGAGCGCCTGTACAGCTACCCAAAGGTCTGGATGAAATTGTTGCTCACCGGGTTGAGCATCTGACTGGCTATCAAAATGTAGAGTTGGCTAAGCGCTACCAAGTTTTGGTGGATAAAGTTAAAGCGGCGGAAACCCTTAAGGTACCCGGGCGCCAAATGGTCGCCGAAGTGGTTGCGCAAAATTATGCCAAGTTGCTCGCTTACAAGGATGAGTATGAGGTTGCGCGCCTCTACACTGACGGGCGCTTTACTCAATCTTTGCGGGAGAATTTTAGCGGAGACTTTGACCTCGAATTCAACTTGGCACCGCCATTACTGGCCCGTTTCGACAAAGTGTTGGGGCGTCCTCGCAAAATGAAGTTTGGTGGTTGGATGCACAAAGCATTCGGAGCCTTGGCCAAATTAAAGTTCCTGCGCGGTACTGCTCTGGATATTTTCGGCTATACCGCTGAGCGACGTATGGAGCGGTCTTTAATCGCTGAGTATGAGCAACTGGTTGAGAAAGTGGTGGGGCAGTTGAACGAACAAAACCACCAGGCGGCTATTGAATTGCTCAGTTATCCTGAGGTTATTAAAGGTTACGGGCACATCAAAGAGGCTAATGTATTGGAGGCGCAACGCCAAAGAGAGCAGGCGCTAGGTCGTTTTGAAAATCCTGTTGGTAAAACCGGCCAAGCTAGAGAGGTTGAAATTTTCGACCCCACTAAGGCTCAGCAAGTGGGCTAA
- a CDS encoding OprO/OprP family phosphate-selective porin, translating to MKYYALYFALTCVLLSPFATADKAKTEGGLKITSKDENFSAELGGRIHFDTYFFDKDKNYYDTILFDTELEEPVNTTDFRRVRLKMRGKLWKWEYELERDFASSGTGGLRTVYLGTKVFDGSLRIGNFKPSRSMNQLTSSNQITMMERSFASSAGIYDNRGRQQGIGWHTHWCCHTYGVTLFNLRNPGDPRNEGIGAATRFTWAPISNFDSTVHLGASFSYEDANEDTPPREALVEYAGRRGPEQLVALSPGGGEFFFGDFGDDEFYQGDPGGDVWILGLELAGAYGPFYAQSEYAFGIFSGDFYLSEFTFFEFFGAPPRFFCDPYTGCFIGDQDVRTWYIVGSWAITGQHKPYDEKNGVFRSIKPTPPESAFEITARYDTIENRDIPGMKVSNFVFGFNYYFNPKVRLMLNVTLGDDKFTGDQTKQLAIRMQGFW from the coding sequence ATGAAATACTACGCCCTGTATTTCGCCCTAACCTGTGTACTTTTATCTCCCTTCGCCACTGCTGATAAGGCCAAAACTGAAGGGGGACTAAAAATTACGTCCAAGGATGAAAATTTTTCTGCAGAACTCGGCGGCCGCATTCACTTTGACACATATTTTTTTGACAAAGATAAAAACTACTATGACACCATCTTGTTTGATACAGAACTTGAAGAACCCGTAAACACTACAGATTTTCGTCGAGTACGACTAAAAATGCGGGGAAAATTGTGGAAATGGGAATACGAACTGGAAAGAGACTTTGCCTCCTCTGGAACTGGAGGATTAAGGACTGTATACCTGGGCACTAAAGTCTTTGATGGAAGCCTCCGCATAGGAAATTTTAAACCCAGCCGCTCGATGAACCAACTCACTTCCTCCAATCAAATCACCATGATGGAGAGATCCTTTGCCTCATCCGCTGGTATTTACGACAACCGCGGCAGGCAACAGGGAATTGGCTGGCATACCCATTGGTGCTGTCATACCTATGGGGTCACCCTTTTTAATCTGCGCAACCCCGGTGATCCACGCAACGAGGGTATTGGTGCCGCCACCCGATTTACCTGGGCCCCAATCAGTAACTTCGACAGCACTGTACATCTGGGCGCTTCATTCAGCTATGAAGACGCCAATGAAGACACGCCACCGCGCGAGGCACTAGTCGAATACGCAGGGCGTCGCGGCCCAGAACAACTGGTTGCACTGAGCCCCGGTGGTGGTGAATTTTTCTTCGGTGATTTTGGCGATGATGAATTTTATCAGGGCGACCCTGGTGGAGATGTGTGGATTCTGGGATTAGAACTCGCTGGCGCCTATGGGCCTTTTTACGCCCAGTCTGAATACGCTTTTGGGATTTTTTCCGGAGATTTCTATTTATCCGAATTTACATTTTTTGAGTTCTTTGGCGCGCCGCCTCGTTTTTTTTGTGACCCATATACCGGTTGTTTTATCGGAGACCAAGATGTACGCACTTGGTATATCGTGGGAAGTTGGGCGATCACTGGTCAGCACAAACCCTATGATGAGAAAAATGGAGTTTTCAGATCTATCAAACCTACTCCACCAGAGAGCGCCTTCGAGATTACCGCACGCTACGATACCATCGAAAACCGGGATATTCCCGGCATGAAGGTAAGTAATTTTGTTTTTGGGTTTAATTACTATTTTAATCCCAAAGTGCGCCTGATGCTGAACGTGACTCTCGGGGATGATAAATTTACCGGCGATCAAACCAAGCAGCTTGCTATTCGTATGCAGGGATTCTGGTAA
- a CDS encoding Lrp/AsnC family transcriptional regulator translates to MKRSTDLDDFDRKILRALQENADYSMAELGDKVGLSHTPCWRRIKRLEAEGIIRGRVTLLDPRKLDLGVTVYCYVTIHNHDEESLNNFETAVQDVQEVVECYSTSGDKDYVLRVVVDSVEHYEQLLKRSLVHLPNVASVNSTFALKQVKYTTQLPL, encoded by the coding sequence ATGAAGCGTTCGACAGACCTGGATGATTTCGACCGCAAGATTCTGCGAGCGCTGCAGGAGAACGCCGATTATTCCATGGCGGAGCTCGGAGACAAAGTCGGTCTTTCCCACACCCCCTGCTGGCGCCGTATCAAAAGGCTGGAGGCGGAGGGTATTATTCGCGGCCGCGTCACCCTGCTGGACCCGCGTAAATTGGACCTGGGAGTCACAGTATATTGTTACGTGACCATCCACAACCACGATGAAGAGTCCCTGAATAATTTCGAGACTGCGGTACAGGATGTTCAGGAAGTGGTCGAATGCTATTCAACCAGTGGCGACAAGGACTATGTTCTGCGTGTAGTAGTGGACAGTGTTGAACATTACGAGCAACTGTTAAAACGCTCACTGGTGCACCTGCCCAATGTAGCCTCGGTGAATTCCACCTTCGCCCTTAAACAAGTGAAATATACCACTCAGTTGCCGCTCTAG
- a CDS encoding glycosyltransferase produces the protein MRIVQIWPELEPGDRGKAALDFIQELARQDAKPIVISAGGALVARLELHDVQHIPLPLNKKPFWAMALVRRLRSVLQNLNADVVHVHGRLTAQVVWRAWDGMDVNTRPSLVTHVDGYYSPSRRDVGLVSGPCVIASSDGIASHLKAHLGEKLVNPTHIVHWGISSREFDRSKPVSGQWHLRFLNSYPQLEGKNWWLYSGPLSEKGELKVFLHALARAVTSREDLLGLVVGASKGGDLHHIRKLEQLAQELGLEGKVLFLGERKDLRELYASSQLTFSLANPGEPSGQSAMQALAMGCSVVAYKDTCAGEVLEGCFPKGVVERGDSQALCDVGLALMERRDKVELNGFFHEEIVKKTINIYQDLVGSSSQAEAD, from the coding sequence TTGAGAATTGTACAAATCTGGCCTGAATTGGAGCCTGGAGATAGAGGCAAGGCTGCGCTGGATTTCATTCAGGAGTTGGCTCGTCAGGACGCAAAACCAATTGTGATCTCAGCCGGGGGGGCCTTGGTGGCGCGCCTCGAACTGCATGATGTTCAACATATCCCATTGCCTTTGAACAAGAAGCCTTTTTGGGCTATGGCCCTTGTGCGCCGCTTACGCAGTGTCCTACAGAATTTAAATGCGGATGTGGTCCATGTCCATGGGCGTTTAACCGCCCAGGTGGTCTGGCGAGCTTGGGATGGTATGGATGTCAATACACGCCCCAGTTTGGTTACTCATGTCGATGGTTATTATTCGCCCAGTCGAAGGGATGTAGGGTTGGTTTCCGGGCCATGTGTGATCGCATCATCCGATGGAATTGCCAGCCACCTGAAAGCGCATCTTGGGGAAAAATTGGTTAATCCTACCCATATCGTGCACTGGGGCATTAGCTCTCGGGAGTTCGATCGCAGTAAACCTGTATCAGGCCAATGGCATCTGCGTTTCCTGAATAGCTATCCGCAACTGGAGGGAAAAAATTGGTGGCTGTATTCGGGCCCCTTGTCTGAAAAGGGTGAGCTGAAGGTGTTTTTGCACGCTCTGGCGCGGGCCGTAACTAGTCGGGAGGATTTATTGGGGTTGGTGGTAGGGGCATCAAAGGGTGGTGATTTACACCATATCCGCAAATTGGAGCAATTGGCTCAAGAGTTGGGGCTGGAAGGGAAAGTACTTTTTCTGGGAGAGAGAAAGGATTTACGGGAGCTCTATGCCTCCTCGCAATTGACTTTCAGTTTGGCCAACCCTGGTGAGCCTAGCGGCCAAAGTGCTATGCAGGCTTTGGCGATGGGGTGCTCTGTGGTTGCCTATAAAGATACTTGTGCTGGAGAGGTGCTGGAGGGCTGCTTCCCCAAGGGGGTCGTTGAGCGGGGAGATTCACAAGCTTTATGTGATGTGGGGCTGGCTTTAATGGAGCGGCGGGATAAAGTGGAGTTAAATGGTTTTTTTCATGAAGAAATCGTTAAAAAGACCATAAATATCTATCAGGATTTAGTTGGTTCTTCCAGCCAGGCAGAGGCTGATTAA